CTTGTTCCTGCCCGAGGCTAACTCATGACCACTACCGCACACGCCTTGTCGACCGGCGAACACACTCACGGCGCACGTCCAAGCCCGCGCATTGCCAACGTCGCCGCCGACGCCACGGTAAAACTGAGCGTTGCCGACCTGCACAAACGCTACGGCGATCATGAAGTGCTCAAGGGTGTCTCGCTGCAGGCGCGCAAAGGCGACGTGATCAGCCTGATCGGTGCCAGCGGCTCAGGCAAGAGCACCATGCTGCGCTGCATCAACTTCCTTGAGCAACCCGATGCCGGGGTCATCACCCTCGATCAGCAGACCATCGAAATGCGCCAGGGCCGCGCCGGCAGCCGGGCGCCGCACCCAGCGCAGTTGCAGAACCTGCGCACGCGCCTGGCCATGGTGTTCCAGCACTTCAACCTGTGGAGCCACATGACGGTGCTTGAGAACATCTGCATGGCGCCCCGGCGGGTGCTCGGGGTCAGCAGCCAGGAAGCCGAAGCGCGGGCACGCAAGTACCTGGACAAGGTCGGCCTGCCGGCCCGCGCCGCTGACCAGTACCCGGCGTTTCTTTCCGGTGGCCAGCAACAGCGGGTGGCGATTGCCCGGGCCCTGGCCATGGAGCCGGAAATCATCCTCTTCGATGAACCGACCTCGGCCCTCGACCCGGAACTGGTCGGTGAAGTGCTGAAAGTCATACAGACGCTGGCCGAGGAAGGCCGTACCATGCTCATGGTCACCCACGAGATGGGCTTTGCCCGCCAAGTGTCGAGCCAGGTGCTGTTTCTGCATCAGGGCCGGGTCGAGGAACAAGGAAGCGCCGAGATACTTGACCAGCCGCAGAGCGAACGCCTGCAGCAATTTCTTTCCAACCGTTTGAAGTGAAGCCGAACCTGCATGGATACCAAGGTCAACAGCCCACAGACCACGCCGCCCCTGGACCGGATCGACGAAGCGATCATCGATGTGTTGCGCCACAACGGGCGCATCACCTATGAAAAGCTCTCATCGCTGGTGCACCTCACCCCTCGCCCATGCCTGGAACGGGTGCGCAAGCTGGAACGGCGCGGAGTGATTCGCGGCTATGGCGCGATCATCGATGTGCAGATGGTTTCGCCGGGGCTGTCGCTGCTGGTGCTGGTGGCCCTCTCCAACCAGAGCGGGCGCGCCGCGCAAAAGGCCTTCGAGGCCTGCGTGCGCGCCTGCCCGCAGGTGTTCGACTGCCAGCTGATCAGTGGCCACTTCGACTACAGCTTGCGCATGCGCTGCCGTGACATGGAGCACTACCGGGTGCTGACCGAAACCTGGATGAACAACGACGAGCTGCACATCGACAAGCTGGTCGCCCACCCGGAGCTGGCGGTGGTGAAGAACACCGCCCCCCAGCTCTAGGCCATCAACTCAGGTACGCGGCGGCGCCACCGGCCCGCTGCGCGACCAATCGAGCAACAGGCTGTAGGCCACCGCCAGCAAGGTCGGGCCGATGAACAGGCCGATAAAGCCGAAGGCCAGCAAGCCGCCAAACACCCCGAGCAAGACGATCACCAGCGGCAGGTTACCGCCACGGCTGATCAGGTAGGGTTTGAGCACGTTGTCGACGCCGCTGATGATGAAGGTACCCCAGAGGCCGAGGAACACCGCCATGCCGTACTCGCCCTGCCAGGCCAGCCAGGCGGTAGCCGGCACCCAGGCCAGCGGTGGGCCCATGGGAATCAGGCTGAGCATGAAGGTGACGATCCCCAGCACCAGCGCCCCTGGCACACCGGCAATCAGGAAGCCGATCAGCGCCAGTACCGCTTGCGCCGCAGCGGTGCCGATCACGCCGTTGACCACCCGTTGCACGGTACCTGCCACCAGTTCGAGGTAGTACTCGGCGCGCTCGCCGATCAGGCGGTCCAGCAGGCGCAGGACAAACGCCGCCAGGCGCGGCCCGTCACGGTAGAAGAAGAACACGAAGACCAGGCTCAGGGTCAGCTCGAGAATGCCGCTGCCGATCTGCGCGCTGCGCGCCAGCAGCCAGTTGCCGACCTGGCCCAGGTACGGCTTGATGGTGACCAACAACGCAGCGCCTTGCTGGTCAATGGTGTTCCACATGCCCACCAGGCGCTCGCCGACAAAAGGCACGCTGCCCAGCCAGCCCGGCGCATCGGGCAGGCCATCGACCTGCACGTCACGCACGAAGGCGGTGGCATCGCGAATATGGTCGGCCAGGTTGAAGCCCAGCCACACCAGCGGCAACGCCACCAGCAATATCCACAAGGTGGTCAACAACCCTGCGGCGAGGGTTTCGCGACCGCCGAGCAGGCGCGTCAACAGGCGCATCAGCGGCCAGCTGGCGTAGGCCAGGATGGCCCCCCAGAGCAGCGCCGAAATGAACGGTGCCATCACCCAGAGGCCTGCGCCAAGCAGCGCCAGCAGGATGATCTGCACCAGCAGGCGGTCATTATTGGGCATCATGTTTCTCGATCAACGAATCAGTTCGACGTGGAAACCATCAGTCTCGGCGCTACCCACTTCCAGTCGCGCTGGACGCACCCCGGCCTTTACCAGTTGCTCACGCCAGTCTTGCGCCTTGGCCCCGCTCAGGCTCACGCGCAAGGTGGTGTTGTTGTTCAGGCTGCGCCCGATCAGGTTGACCCAGGCCGCAGGCGGCTCGCCGTTCAAGTCAGGGTAGTCGAGCTTGCCGGTGTCGAGCAGTTCGCGCATCAAGGTGGCTGGCGTGGGCAGCAACTCGCCCAGGGGCGCATCGGCGACGAACTCTTCGACGTGCAGGTAAGCACGCTTGTTGCCACGGGTGATGCTGTACAGGGCGACCAGGGTGTTGCTCTGCTCGGCGGAGCGGCGCAGCAGAATGAACGCCTGTTGCTCGTCGGCACCCGACAACGTGCGGTTCTTGAACACCTCGTTGGCCCACAGGCTGTTCTCGCCACAATCACGCGCCTGGCACCAGAACAACGGATAACCGCCATCGTTCTGCAGGGCTTCGCGGGCGGCGGTGAAGGCTTCGTTGGCACTGCGCTCGCGGGGCAGCTCATAGGTGGTGGAGCTGACCTGGCCGCGGCTTTCGATCTTGCCCTCGACCCGCAGCTGATTGCTGATCTTGCGCAGGCCGCCCAAGGGGTAGATGCGCTCCTGCGGTACCGCCGCGCGCTGATCGACCACCTTGGCGTCCAGCGGAACCGGCAGGCCGTCGGCCAGCAACGGCAGGCTGGCGAGAACGCCGAGCCCGGCCATGGCCGCCCGGGTAAGCAATTTGAGCCTCATAGGCTCGTCACCGAGCGCGGGGCGTCAAGGTGGTCAAATGATGTGGCGTTGTCTTGCTCGTTCATGGTTATCTCCCTGTTCAACCCGCCAAGCCTCGACAGTTGCCGGTCACAAGTCAAGAAATGCCAAAGAAGCGATTGAAACAGTCTGCAACAAGGGTTGCGCCGGCCTCGTCATTCAGGTGCAGATGATGACCGCCCGGCAGTTGTTCTCGCTCAAAGGGTAGCTGCTCGAGCAACTCGCTGTGGCGCGCCAGCATGCCGTCGGCGGCCACCACCAGTTTCGCCGGGCAGGCGATGCGTTGCACGAAGCTCATGGCCTGGGCCTGGTTCAGTCGCGTGGGCGATGGCAGGGTCAGGCGGCTGTCGCTGCGCCAAGTGTAGCCACCGGGTACCGGCATCAGCCCACGCTGGGCAAGTAGCTCGGCCGCCTCGCGGCTGACCGCCACCAGGCCCTTCATGCGTGCCTCGATGGCCTGCTCGAGGGTCGAGTGCACGGCCTTGCGCTTGCTGTCCAGGCGCAGTTGCGCCTGCAGGGCCATGCCCATGCGTTCGGCGGCATCCTGCGGGCCGCTGGTGGGCGGGATGACCCCGTCGATCAAGGCCAGGCGGGTGATGCGTTCGGGCAAGGCGCCGGCCAGCAGCACCGAAATGATCGCCCCCAGCGAGTGCCCGAGCAGGGCAAAGCGCTCCCAGCCCATCTGCTCGGCCACCCGCAGTACATCGTGGGCGTAGTCGGCCAGGGCGTAGCCGGCGCCGGCCGGGCGATGCTCGGAATGGCCATGGCCGGCCAGGTCCAGGGCGAGGATGCGCAGGCCCTTGAGCCGGGGCGCCAGGCGGGCAAAGCTGTTGGCATTGTCCAGCCAGCCGTGCAGGGCAATCACCGGCAAGCCGTCGGCCGGGCCGAACAGGTGCGCGGCCAGCTCGATATGGCCCAGGTTCAGGCGTACTTCTTCCATTTCAGTGCTCATGTCGGGGTGTCCTGCCAGCGCTCGAACAGGCCCTTGATCAGGCTGGCGGTATCGCTCGGGTGCTCCAGCGGAAACATATGACCGCCCGGCAGGCTGTGGTATTCGCCCCTGGGCATGCCACGCACGGCCAGGGCGTGATGGCGCTTGACCACCCGGCTGTGGCTGCCACGGACCATGGCCAGGGGCAGCTGCAGCTGTTTGGCCGGGCTCGGGCTGGTGTGCGGCAGGCTGCGGTAGATGCTGATCTCGGTAGCCGGGTCAAAGCGCAGGCGCAAGCCGTCTGCGCCGGGCTGCAAGCCATGCTCAAGGTAGGCGTCCAGGCATTCGGGATCGAAATGGCGGAACAGCGTTTTGCCAGCGAAATAGGCCCGTGCGCTGTCACGGTCGGCAAAGGCTTCGCGGCGGCCCAGGGTGCGCCCGGCCGGGGTGATGCGATCGATGAAGCCCATGCGCTTGGCGGCCTGGATCAGCCACTGGTCGACCCGGGTCAACACCGGCGAATCGAGCATCACCACGCCGCGGTAGTACTGCGGGCAGCGCAGCGCCGCATGCAGGTGCAACACACCCCCCAAAGAATGCCCGACGCCCCAGACCGGGCCCGGCTGTTGCTCCAGGTGATGGATCAGCTCGTCGACCAGGTTCTGCCAGTTGTCGTTGACCGGAAAGCGCGGATCGTGGGCATGCTGGGCCAGGTGGCTGACCTGATAGTCCGGCGCCAGCGCCGCAAAGAGCTTGCCGTAGGTGGCCGAGGGAAAGCCATTGGCATGGGCGAAGAAGATCTGCTGCGACATGGCCGCCAATCCAGAAGGAAGTGATGGCTCATTGTCGGCAACCGCACCCGTGGCGGCAATGTCCGGAAAAGCCATCGGCGACGGCAATCAGGTCAATACTCGCCGAAACTGGCCATCGAGCGGCGCAGGCAGGCCTGCATATAGGCCAGTTGCTGCTCGAGGGCTTCGCGGGCGCGGCGCTTGTCTTCGACATCGAGCTCGAGCCGGCGCAGGGCCAGGCAACTGGTCTGCAGCAGGTGTGACATGCGAATGCTGGCCTGGCGCAGTTGCTCCAGCTCGTACTGGCCTTCGAACTTGCGCAGCAGGTAGTCGAGCTTGGCGTCGGCGCTGTCCTGCAACATGCGGTACTCGGCAAAGTCCAGCGCCTGGTGCTTTTGCACCTTGTCGAGCGCCGGCTGCACGTCGGCCGAGTACACCAGATCCAGATGTCTACTGCTCATAGTCCAATTCCCTGGGACACCCTGCCCCGCAACTTGATTGCACGCTAACAAGGTGTACCGGGCAGGACAACTGGTAAAAATGCTAGGTCGATCAGCGGATTTATGGATGATTCAGGCCACGCAAGGTCATCAGCCCCGCCAGCGGCCACTCACCCTCGAGTTCGGCCAGGCTGGCGGTGCTCATCGGCGCCGGAGGTTGGCGGCTGCCATGCGCCAGCAGGCTGACCAGGTTGCCCACCAGCGGCTGGTGACTGACCAGCAACACTTCGTTCACGCCCAGGTTCTCCAGCTCACTGATTACCGCGTGCGGGTCACTATCGGGGGTCAGCCACGGCACGGTCTGCACCGGTTTGCCGAATCCGAGGGCTTCGTGGACCAGCGCCGCAGTCTGCTGGGCGCGCACATAGGGGCTGGCGAGAATCACCTGCAGCGGCTGCCCGAGCAACTGCGCCGCGCTGCGCAGCACCTGCTCGCGGCCATGGGCGGTGAGCCGGCGCTCGGCATCGGTGTTGGCCCGCTGCTCGGCCTCGCCGTGACGCAGCACCCACAGTTTCACAGCTTTGGCTCTTCGTCGCGCACCGGGTGCGGAGCAGCCGGCACGCTGTGGGCAGCCTCGCCTTCGGGCGCACGCGGGGTTGGCCAGTCGGCGAAAGGCCAGGGCTTCTGGTCACTGTGGAAGCTGCCGAAGCGGCCGATCTGGGCCAGGAACTGGCTGAGGCTGTCGCCGAAATTCATCAGGCTGGCACTCGGTGCGCCGTAGATCAGCCGGTAGATCAGTTGCACCAGCACCAGGCCACCGAGCAGCAGCTCGGCCAGTTGCCAGACCACCAGGAACACCAGCATCCACAGCACGCGCAAGATGATCGACTCGCGCTGGGTCTGGTTTGAAGAATCGTTCATGTCCTGCTCCTGCTTAGTTGAAACCGCTGGTGGAGATAAAGTCGACATCGGTTTTCGGCTCGCCGCGCATCAGCAGCTCGATCACCTGGGTCAGGGTCCGGCCTTCGAACAGGATCGCATGCAAGCCGGCGACCAGGGGCATGTACACCTGGACCTCCTGGGCTTTGACCTTGAGCACCTTGAGGGTGTTCACCCCTTCGGCCACTTCGCCCAGGCGGCTGACCGCCTCGTCCAGGCTCAGGCCCTGGCCCAGGGCGTGGCCAACCTGGTAGTTGCGGCTCTTGGGCGAGGAGCAGGTGACGATCAGGTCACCGACCCCGGCCAGGCCCAGGAAGGTCATCGGGTTGGCGCCCTGGCTGACGGCGAAGCGGGTCATCTCGGCCAGGGCGCGGGTAATCAGCATGCTCTTGGTGTTCTCGCCCATACCCAAGGCCACGGCCATCCCGGCAATGATTGCGTAGACGTTCTTCAACGCCCCGCCCAGCTCGACACCAAAGCGGTCGCCGCTGGCATAAACACGGAAGGTGCGCCCGTGCAGCACAGCCTGGACCTGCTGGCAGAGGGCCTCGTCTTCACTGGCGACTACGGTGGCGGTCAGCGCGTGCTCGGCCACTTCGCGGGCCAGGTTCGGCCCGGACAGCACGCCGATGCGCGCCTGGGGGGCGATTTCTTCGAGGATCTGGCTCATCAGCTTGAAGCTTTGCGCCTCGATGCCCTTGGTCAGGCTGACCAGCATCTTGCCGCCCAGCAACTGGGCGTGGGGCGCCAGCACGCTGCGCAGGGCGCTGGAAGGTAAGGCGACGAAGATCAGCTCGCAGGCCTGCAGGGTCGCCAGCAGATCATTGACCGGCTCGACCCCGGCATGCAACTTGATGCCCTTGAGGTAGCGCGGGTTCTCGCGGTTGCTGCGCATGGCCTCGGCCTGCTCGGGGTCGCGCATCCATTGGCGCACCCGAACACCGTTTTCTGCCAGCAGATTCGCCACGGCGGTGCCGAAACTCCCGCCTCCCAGAACTGCAACAGGCTGCTGTTCAGTCATATCCAATCCGTTAAAACCAATTTAAG
This portion of the Pseudomonas sp. SORT22 genome encodes:
- a CDS encoding AI-2E family transporter, translated to MPNNDRLLVQIILLALLGAGLWVMAPFISALLWGAILAYASWPLMRLLTRLLGGRETLAAGLLTTLWILLVALPLVWLGFNLADHIRDATAFVRDVQVDGLPDAPGWLGSVPFVGERLVGMWNTIDQQGAALLVTIKPYLGQVGNWLLARSAQIGSGILELTLSLVFVFFFYRDGPRLAAFVLRLLDRLIGERAEYYLELVAGTVQRVVNGVIGTAAAQAVLALIGFLIAGVPGALVLGIVTFMLSLIPMGPPLAWVPATAWLAWQGEYGMAVFLGLWGTFIISGVDNVLKPYLISRGGNLPLVIVLLGVFGGLLAFGFIGLFIGPTLLAVAYSLLLDWSRSGPVAPPRT
- a CDS encoding alpha/beta hydrolase, producing MSTEMEEVRLNLGHIELAAHLFGPADGLPVIALHGWLDNANSFARLAPRLKGLRILALDLAGHGHSEHRPAGAGYALADYAHDVLRVAEQMGWERFALLGHSLGAIISVLLAGALPERITRLALIDGVIPPTSGPQDAAERMGMALQAQLRLDSKRKAVHSTLEQAIEARMKGLVAVSREAAELLAQRGLMPVPGGYTWRSDSRLTLPSPTRLNQAQAMSFVQRIACPAKLVVAADGMLARHSELLEQLPFEREQLPGGHHLHLNDEAGATLVADCFNRFFGIS
- a CDS encoding Lrp/AsnC family transcriptional regulator — translated: MDTKVNSPQTTPPLDRIDEAIIDVLRHNGRITYEKLSSLVHLTPRPCLERVRKLERRGVIRGYGAIIDVQMVSPGLSLLVLVALSNQSGRAAQKAFEACVRACPQVFDCQLISGHFDYSLRMRCRDMEHYRVLTETWMNNDELHIDKLVAHPELAVVKNTAPQL
- a CDS encoding NAD(P)H-dependent glycerol-3-phosphate dehydrogenase gives rise to the protein MTEQQPVAVLGGGSFGTAVANLLAENGVRVRQWMRDPEQAEAMRSNRENPRYLKGIKLHAGVEPVNDLLATLQACELIFVALPSSALRSVLAPHAQLLGGKMLVSLTKGIEAQSFKLMSQILEEIAPQARIGVLSGPNLAREVAEHALTATVVASEDEALCQQVQAVLHGRTFRVYASGDRFGVELGGALKNVYAIIAGMAVALGMGENTKSMLITRALAEMTRFAVSQGANPMTFLGLAGVGDLIVTCSSPKSRNYQVGHALGQGLSLDEAVSRLGEVAEGVNTLKVLKVKAQEVQVYMPLVAGLHAILFEGRTLTQVIELLMRGEPKTDVDFISTSGFN
- the sixA gene encoding phosphohistidine phosphatase SixA, producing the protein MKLWVLRHGEAEQRANTDAERRLTAHGREQVLRSAAQLLGQPLQVILASPYVRAQQTAALVHEALGFGKPVQTVPWLTPDSDPHAVISELENLGVNEVLLVSHQPLVGNLVSLLAHGSRQPPAPMSTASLAELEGEWPLAGLMTLRGLNHP
- a CDS encoding DUF4389 domain-containing protein → MNDSSNQTQRESIILRVLWMLVFLVVWQLAELLLGGLVLVQLIYRLIYGAPSASLMNFGDSLSQFLAQIGRFGSFHSDQKPWPFADWPTPRAPEGEAAHSVPAAPHPVRDEEPKL
- a CDS encoding DUF4892 domain-containing protein, with amino-acid sequence MAGLGVLASLPLLADGLPVPLDAKVVDQRAAVPQERIYPLGGLRKISNQLRVEGKIESRGQVSSTTYELPRERSANEAFTAAREALQNDGGYPLFWCQARDCGENSLWANEVFKNRTLSGADEQQAFILLRRSAEQSNTLVALYSITRGNKRAYLHVEEFVADAPLGELLPTPATLMRELLDTGKLDYPDLNGEPPAAWVNLIGRSLNNNTTLRVSLSGAKAQDWREQLVKAGVRPARLEVGSAETDGFHVELIR
- a CDS encoding alpha/beta hydrolase, producing the protein MSQQIFFAHANGFPSATYGKLFAALAPDYQVSHLAQHAHDPRFPVNDNWQNLVDELIHHLEQQPGPVWGVGHSLGGVLHLHAALRCPQYYRGVVMLDSPVLTRVDQWLIQAAKRMGFIDRITPAGRTLGRREAFADRDSARAYFAGKTLFRHFDPECLDAYLEHGLQPGADGLRLRFDPATEISIYRSLPHTSPSPAKQLQLPLAMVRGSHSRVVKRHHALAVRGMPRGEYHSLPGGHMFPLEHPSDTASLIKGLFERWQDTPT
- a CDS encoding ATP-binding cassette domain-containing protein; amino-acid sequence: MTTTAHALSTGEHTHGARPSPRIANVAADATVKLSVADLHKRYGDHEVLKGVSLQARKGDVISLIGASGSGKSTMLRCINFLEQPDAGVITLDQQTIEMRQGRAGSRAPHPAQLQNLRTRLAMVFQHFNLWSHMTVLENICMAPRRVLGVSSQEAEARARKYLDKVGLPARAADQYPAFLSGGQQQRVAIARALAMEPEIILFDEPTSALDPELVGEVLKVIQTLAEEGRTMLMVTHEMGFARQVSSQVLFLHQGRVEEQGSAEILDQPQSERLQQFLSNRLK